Within the Halorhabdus rudnickae genome, the region ACGTCGCCATACGTCTCCTGTAACCCCTGGACGGCATCGACCTTGTCTTCGGGCAGGAGTTCCGCGCGGTACTCACTGAGCCCGACTGTATCGGCGATCGCCCGAGCGGTTCCCTCGTTGTCGCCGGTCAGCATCACCACCTTCTCGACGCCGAGGTCGGACAGTCGTTCGACCGCCCGACGAGCACCCGGCCGGACCTCGTCGGCGATGGCCACCAGCCCCCAGACTTCCCTTTCGGTGCCGACGACGACGATCGTCTTGCCCTCCGCTTCGAGGGCGGCGACACGCTCTTGGACCGATCCCTCGGGCGGCCGCTCCTGGAGGCTGCCGCCGTCAGTCTGGGGCTGGCCGTCAGCACCGCTGAATCCGAGGTTGGAGAGATCGAGACCCAGCTCGTCGAAGAGAGCCGGCGTGCCAGCGTAGGCGGTTTCGCCCGCGACCTCGGCGCGAACGCCCTTGCCGGTCAGACTCTCGAAGTCGGTCGGCTCGGGCGGGTCGCCAACTCCGTCGCTATCTGCACGCTCCAGGATCGCCGTCGCGATGGGGTGCTCGCTCCGGCGCTCCAGGGCGGCCGCCCGCCGGAGTACCTCGCCTTCGTCGCGCCCTCCGACCGGGACAATATCGGTCACTGAAAGTTCGCCTTTGGTGAGCGTCCCCGTCTTGTCCAGGGCGACAGCGTCGACTGCGCCCATCGCTTCGAGGTGGTTGCCACCCTTGATCAGCACGCCGTTTTTGGCGGCGCTGGTGATCCCCGAAACGACCGATACGGGCGTCGAAATGACGAACGCACAGGGGCAGGCGATCACCAGCAGCGTCAGCCCGCGGACGAACCACGTCCGCCAGTCGCCGGGCAAAACGATCTCGAAGCCCGCGACCCCGACGGTCACACTGCCAGCGATCAACAGAGGTGGGATGGCTGCGGTCAGGATCGCCAGCACGACGACTGCGGGCGTGTAATACCCCGCGAATCGGTCGACGAACTGCTCGCTTTCGGTGCGGTTCGTCTCGGCGTCTTGGACCAGTTCGATGATCCGGGCCAGCGTCGAGTCGCCCGCCGTGGAGGTGACTTCGACCTCCAAGTAGCCCTCGGCAGCGATCGAACCGGCGAAGACATCCTCGCCCTCGTGCTTCTCGACGGGCATACTCTCGCCGGTGATCGGCGACTCGTCGACCGCGCTCTCGCCTTCGATCACAACGCCGTCCAGCGGGATTTTCTCCCCCGGTCGGACCAGCACGGTCTCGCCGATCGCGACGTCCTCGGCGGGGACGGTCACCTCCTCGCCGTTCCGTCGAACCGTGGCCTCGTCGGGGGACAGTTCCATCAGCTCCCGCAGAGAATCCCGCGCCCGGTCCATCGCGTAGTCCTCTAAGAGTTCGGCGATGGAGAACAGGACCGCAAGCGTCGCGGCCTCGACGACGTAGCCGATTCCAGTCGCCGCGATGATGGCCACGCCCATCAGCAGGTCGATGTCCAGACTCCGATTGCGCGCGGAGTAGTAGCCGCTCCGGACGACCGGCGCGCCGCTGACGACGATCGCCACGAGAAAGAGGACATCCGCGACGGCGATAGGGTACTCCAGGATCGTCGCCACCTCGACGTTTCCCCCAGTGACGACGAACTCGACGGCGAGTCCCAGCGTCACAAAGACCGCGCCGATCCAGGTCTTGATCGCCCGCTGGCTCGTCCAGACCTCGGTCGGCGGCGCAACGTCCGGCCCGCCCGTTTCGTCGTTGCTCTCTTCGGATGTACCGTCGAGGACTTCATAGCCCGCGCCCTCGATGGCAGCGACCACAGCGTTTTCGCTCGTTCGCTCAGAATCGAACGTGACCGTCGCGGTGCCCTTGGTGGGCGAGAGGGACACCTCCGTGATTCCGTCGACGCGTTCGAGACTCCCGTCGACCTTCTTCGCACACGACGGACAATCCATCTCGGGGACAGCCAGTCGTGCCGTGACTGTCTCGCCGTCCTGTCTTTGCCTGTCTCTGGAATGCTGATCAGACTGACCCGACGTCCCATCGTCGCTCATTACCTCATCGTAGGGGAGACAGTTCGATAAGCCTTAGTTGGAATATTCCAAGAGGCCTGCTCATTCGTTGCACAGCATCCCAGAGATCGGATCGGTGCAAACAGGTGTGCAAGATACGCTCCGTGTGTGCACCACCCCCCGCGAAGGCTCCGCGGAACCTGTCTGGATCGAAATACCCGATACAGAGAGTGAGTTCAACCGTACTCTTCACCGTGTCCGCGGGTACGTGAGGGTTCTTCGCCTACAGAACGCTCAACCCTGATCGAAGAGAGTGATTACGGGGAGATCTCGATAGCGAGCGTCGATTTGGCGGTCGGGTCCCCCAGCATACTCGGCCGTGGGATACTCTGTGCGATATTGAGTCGAAACGTATTGTCCGCTGGGATAACTTCGACACCTCGATACCGAACAACGTGAGCAGTCACATTGTCGAGATCCCATCGGTAGCGGTTTCCGACGGGCTCTACATCTTCGCCGCCATGCCAGGCAGTCGTTTGCTCTTTGTACAGCGCATAGAGGAGACCTGCCCGTGTCAACCGATCGTGACGCTCGGGGGAACGACGGTTCAAGAGAGTATCAACCAGTCTAAAATCTCCTTTCACATCGTCTTTCGGATGCCAACGGGATCGCCCTGTGAACATCCCACGCCTGATGAGATCGCGGACCACAGAGGAGTTGTCCAGTTGGGTACGTTCGACCGGGAGGTTTTCGGCGAGAACGGCCGGAGGGACGAGAATACCTCCCTGGATATTATTCCCCTTACCAGTAAAGTACATGATGAGTCCCACTTCTTCAGATCCGCTGACAGATAGCCAGTGTCGGTGTAGTGGTTGTCCGTCAGCACCCGACTCGTCCTTTTTTATCGTGACCCCGATGACGTCAAAGAGAAGGTTATCGCCAGAAGCGCGCCCACGGTATTGAACGCCGATGAGCTGTGTGAGATCCATCGTCGACAGACGATCTCCGAACTGAAAGTCCGCTGCCCAGAGTGCGCCAGGATCAGGAGTGTGCGAGACCTGCCGTGTTGCAGTCCGCTTAACCGACGATCGATGTATTGGATTGTCACTCGCATAACCCAGAAGTCCGAAACCGGTAGCTCCAATTGCACCTGATGCCGCGAGTAACTGTCGACGAGTGATACCGCTAGAGGGCATTCGTATCAGATAATTGTTTTTACGTATAAATGTTTCCTGTGATAGTGAGGCGGTGTTTAGTTAAGCGTAAAAAGTGAGGCGTGGCGTTTTCAAAGTGATCATGCCCGAAAACGCACGCCTCAGCGGTAGTATCGACCAGATCGACTTAGAGTTTGTGGAGCGAGAAGCGACACCGCGATTTTTGATGAAGCTCAGTATTCAACTGCATCTGGCTGGACTATCGCTTTCAAATACTGTTTCTATTCTTGAGGTATTTGGTGTCCAACGCGCTCGGTCAACCGTGCATAATTGGGTTCACAAAGCCGATCTACAGCCTGAAACTGGACGAAGCCCGGATCAGATTGCGGTTGACGAAACCGTGATCCGACTCGATGACGAGCGATATTGGCTGTACGCTGCCGTCGATCCTGAAACAAACGAATTACCCCATACAAAGCTTGATCCGACGACAAATTCGGTCATCGCTCACGCATTCTTTCATGAGCTACGTGAGAAACACGACGTTGACGACGCGGTGTTTCTCATCGATGGGTCGCATTCGTTGAAAGACGCCTGCAACCGACACGGTCTCGATTTCAGATACGAAAGACGTGGAAATCGGAACAGCGTCGAACGTGTCTTTCGTGAGGTGAAACGCCGTACCTCTTCGTTCTCAAACTGTTTTAGCCACGCCGCTGCAGAAACAGCCGACGATTGGCTCAGATCCTTCGCATTTGCATGGAACCAGCTTATCTGAACACTACCGGTGAAACATGGCATAAGTATAAGTCATCAGAACCATAATGAAAGAACATGAGTGAGTCTGGCAAAAAATCCGACGCCCACATCGGCGAGACAACCAACTGGCCGGAACTGGCCGCCGGGTTGTACGATCGGTTGACTGGCCGCGGGGCAGAGATCGTCTACGAGTTCAAGGACATGGACGTGGCCGTTCCGAGCAAAGTCGGGGAAGACGCCGATCACGCTCACTGGCACGTCGATGGAACCGTTCGAATCACGACCGACGAGAGGGACTGAACGTGGCAGCGAGCGACGACCTGGTCGCAACCATCGAAGGTCTCGCTCGCAGCAGGCCGGCTCTCAGCGTCACAGCTAACCTCTCGGTACGCATCGATAACGTCGACCTCGCGATCAGTACGGTCGAAGATCGCATCCGCGTACAGGTGCCCTCTGTCAGCGCGGGGGTTCGTCTGCTACG harbors:
- a CDS encoding IS6 family transposase, which translates into the protein MPENARLSGSIDQIDLEFVEREATPRFLMKLSIQLHLAGLSLSNTVSILEVFGVQRARSTVHNWVHKADLQPETGRSPDQIAVDETVIRLDDERYWLYAAVDPETNELPHTKLDPTTNSVIAHAFFHELREKHDVDDAVFLIDGSHSLKDACNRHGLDFRYERRGNRNSVERVFREVKRRTSSFSNCFSHAAAETADDWLRSFAFAWNQLI
- a CDS encoding heavy metal translocating P-type ATPase, with the protein product MSDDGTSGQSDQHSRDRQRQDGETVTARLAVPEMDCPSCAKKVDGSLERVDGITEVSLSPTKGTATVTFDSERTSENAVVAAIEGAGYEVLDGTSEESNDETGGPDVAPPTEVWTSQRAIKTWIGAVFVTLGLAVEFVVTGGNVEVATILEYPIAVADVLFLVAIVVSGAPVVRSGYYSARNRSLDIDLLMGVAIIAATGIGYVVEAATLAVLFSIAELLEDYAMDRARDSLRELMELSPDEATVRRNGEEVTVPAEDVAIGETVLVRPGEKIPLDGVVIEGESAVDESPITGESMPVEKHEGEDVFAGSIAAEGYLEVEVTSTAGDSTLARIIELVQDAETNRTESEQFVDRFAGYYTPAVVVLAILTAAIPPLLIAGSVTVGVAGFEIVLPGDWRTWFVRGLTLLVIACPCAFVISTPVSVVSGITSAAKNGVLIKGGNHLEAMGAVDAVALDKTGTLTKGELSVTDIVPVGGRDEGEVLRRAAALERRSEHPIATAILERADSDGVGDPPEPTDFESLTGKGVRAEVAGETAYAGTPALFDELGLDLSNLGFSGADGQPQTDGGSLQERPPEGSVQERVAALEAEGKTIVVVGTEREVWGLVAIADEVRPGARRAVERLSDLGVEKVVMLTGDNEGTARAIADTVGLSEYRAELLPEDKVDAVQGLQETYGDVAMVGDGINDAPALATADVSVAMGAAGTDTALETADIALLGDDIRKLPYLYSLSNAANGVIRQNIWTSLGVKALLAVGVPLGYVSVAIAVVVGDMGMSLGVTGNAMRLSRVAPDTETGAD